The nucleotide sequence CGTGTCCCGCCGCCAATTGGCGGCCAGCATCTCGTACACCGCTCTTCAATCGGGCAGGTTCGGCTCGATCGGGGCCACCACCAAGGGCCGTATCGTGCTGTTTTGGACCCCGGAATATTGGTACAGACCCAAGCCCGCCTCTGCCGCTTACAGGTagtaacgagagagagagagagagagagaaggagatagGGGATAGGGGGATTTGAATGATGGTTCGTTTGTTCGTTCGCAACAGGGAGCTGAGGCAACACTTGACACATTTGAGGAATTTCCGCCAGGAGAAGGAGCGACCGTCGAAACGGAAGTTATTCGGCAGGCGGAAGAAATACCAATACGAAGATTCCATTATCGTGCCCGAGGAGAAGTACAGTTTCCTGGAGAGGATCTTCTCCGGGAACGGATCgtgcaagaagaagaagaagttggaAAATCAAGAGAGCGGTACCAACGATCAGTTGAGACGATTATTAAGAATGGATTTCAGAATAACAATTTGGGATATAAACAGTGACATACTGGCGATGCAGCTGACCCTGATCGATCGCGACCTCTTCGTACGTATCCCGACGGAGGAGATCGAGATATTGGTATTTCAAAGGAGTTCGAGGAACGCGCCCAACTTGGCGGCGTGGATAGCGTTCAGTCATCGCATATCGTGCCTGATGGCGAGCGAGATTCTGGCCGTGAAAAAATTACCCATGAGAAGCAGGATCGTGGCGAGGCTGGTGAACGCGGCCAAGAAGTGTTACGCCATGGGAAACTTTCATTCGTGCAGATCGATCTTGGCCGGATTACAGGCGCCACCGATTTTCAGACTGCGAAAAACCTGGAATTATCTACGTACTCATCACGCCAAtaggtatatttaatatcacctTATACGTTACTTGTAATTTCTGCTCTGTGAACAGAATATTCGACGAATAATTCCTTTGATCGTTCAGATACGAGACCATGGAAAGACTTTGCAAGGTTTACAAGCATCCGTGCACCCAGATGTATCGACAAGAATGGGCCAAAGTTGAAACTTGCAGTTCGTCCTTTATGCCGTACGTGGGCCACCTTTTGCTCAGGCTTTTGGATCTGAGTAGCTCGAACAATTGCCACGACACCGTTGTCCACGTGCACGATGGGGTGAAAAACGATATTTGCAAAAGAATGTCTATcggtataattaataataatacgacgTTGAAAAGCGATCAGAGTTGTAATTTGGAGCAGAAGCAGGAGAGCAGAAAGAACATCTTCGCTTCCATTCTGACaagaatgaagaataaaaaggaCGAGAAGATTATTTACGAGGAGAAGTCGGACGGGACGTGGACGATCAAGGAGCAGGATTTAGcgtggaaatatttctttcgttgGTACAACGCCGTTTTGAAGAGGAAATTCCGTCacaaggaagaggagagattaAGGGATATGGATCCGAGGATGAAACGAGTTCTGGACGTCGTCACTTGGATGGTGGATTGTCAGAGACGGGCTCAAGGATACAATTTTCCAGGCCACTCGTTCACgaaggaatttttattgaagacTCGATACAGGGAGGATcgggaaaattttttcatcagcTTGAAACTGGAACCCTCGATGATAACTTGAACAAAAGAATTTAAGGAAACTTGGCAGTTTATTGTCAACAGTAAGAAAGGAAGACAAATAAGGGAGCggaatttttaagttattattatcactCGAGTATTCGTTTAAGATCGTCGAgatagaattagaaaaaaaaaaaaatgtataaaaaacacTTGATAAATAGTAGTGTTTATTAAGTCTTCCTTACGAGTGGCTGAAGTTTTCAATGCAATTTACGTAGTAGTCCTCAAACGGCATGATTAATCATCGTCATCGTCGATCAGGAATAAGTTGTACGCTACAATATAACGatggattaaataaaaaaaaaaaaaaaaataaaaaaaaaataaagataaaaaaagaagaagaagaagaagaagaagaagaagaataacgagaaaataaaacaaacataaaagaaattgtagaaattaagtgaatttatatatactatatataagatatatatagatatatatacattttttatatacatcgaTCATTTGCTGAAACAGTGTATCTACATGTGCTTTGtacttacatatttatatatatatatatcgttttaataaaaatttcagatcCACTTACAATATATTCGAACATTCATTGATTAAAACCATTTTCTAACAAttacaacaaaataaatatcttttttcaccatgtttttttttttattctgaatatagatatatatatgtatatattctgaATATAATGCACACAAAATTGTTGCTATACATGTGCACATAttgtttttctcttcgatAAGAAGATTTATTCAGTCGTAAactcgaggaaaagaaaagagaaaaaagaaaaaaagaaaaaaaaaaaagaaaagagcgtTTATAACGATCGGAAGAGTATATCTCTTTCAAAAACGTAAAATTCTTTCACATCAAATTCTTCTGACTAGACACAactatcgtatatatatatatatatatatatatatatatatatatatatatacgtatatatatacaattgtaaaattgcagtcgattcgattttaataacaatcaaCAAAAAACAAAGAGGGAACGAGAATAATAATCGAGTAAACGCACGATCCACAATGTTCTTTTAACACCTAATATCACGACAATCGACAAAACGCTATTCTTACTCAATGAATATTACGCATACGATAACTTTTTCCAAATACTTTCTCATTGATTTGATTAGCATTATAGTATTTAGAATATACGTGTGTTTGTATTTCCGTTCAACAAGTGAACTTTGTGTCGCCTTACGTATCGCCGGTCACGCATCGAATCATTCCCATTCATTTTGTCGCTTGATTTTCAAGTTTAcccaattcgataaaaaaaaaaaaaaaaaaaaaaaaaagaaccaagTTCCCTTTGAACTACGAAAAAATACGGAATACACATTCGAGGTACGTAATAATTATCTAGACATTCCAAACTAAGATAAAATGCGTTTAGAAATGCAATGCATCTAAATGCACAAGACAGCAACGATAGTCATTACAATGATTATCAAGAGTAtgagttttttatatataatgaagttcgagatatatataataaatataataaatctcatAAGAGTATCAAAAAGAATTATCTAGAGCAATGGTTCTCTACTgaatgatacatatatatatatatatatactattgatACGTCACAGGCAGCTAATTGATAATGGACAATTTGGGCAATTctgtataaagatttttatcgtccaaaaatttatttttataatatatcatatgtatAGTTGTCTCGATTCTGAATAACTACAGAactagtttaaataaaaaaaaatcaagatactgactttgttttctttttttttttttttctttttttaattttaatctctccTATCTTAAATTCGTATAccttgatgaaatttttaaattttaatttcagaatttatgAAACAGTTGAGAACCGCTGATCtaggatatatttatttagtatctttttttttatttttatttgcaagtGATcttaatgattgaaaaaaaggaatatttctcCTTAGAATCGTGTGTTTGATAGTCTTTCTAATACTCTCTATTACAAGGCCCATCGTTAAGAACCGTAAGATTTTTCCTTGCttcaaggaaagaaaaatcgagaatGTTGAATCAGTCGGGAGACAAAATTATTCAGACAGGTGTTACGTAGGGCTTGGCGAGTATCGAATTCCCAGGGaaacttttctcttcttctctttctctcatttttgtttgtttttttttgttttttttttgtttttttttgaatttttttccgtttcgatcaatcgaaaaaaaaatctatatatagaatatacatCTGTGTACTATTTCTAGCTAGTAGAATTAAGATCACATGCCGCCAGGTTTCGGAAGATTTGTATCGTAAGCTCTGATCACATCCGTCTGAGTCACCGTGCCTCCTTCCTCTTGAGAGAATGCAAATCCATCTGCATCGCGCAGCATGTGCAACAACAAAGATTGCAACCTATTAATCTCTGTTATCACAACATTAAAGAATCAAAACGCATGCAATTTGCAGGAAGAAGGGATTAGTTACAATTTGCtgtaatcgatatttattagatcgtaaaactacgtttttttttataaactacgTTTTGGAACTACGTTTAGATAGATAATGTTCAAGAACAAATAGAGATTAGTAAAAGATTTACAAGTTACAAAGATATTATTAGTAGTGTAAACTTAATATTAGACTAATAACACAGCGTATATACACTGTTAAGGCGTATGCACGTGCCATTattgtgattaaaaaaaattgctcggTTTtgaggaatatttttctttatattgaaTAGGCGGAAGCCGTGAGAATAAGCGCGTGcccttatataaaatacatttgttAGTAAGAAAGTATTAGTAGAGAAGAAGATACAAACGATGAGCTtggaagattaataaaatttctgtacAAAAGAATTGTTATacttgtttctctttctctttctctcgattgCATCTCGTCGTTAATAGATGACATAACTTACGTGATAGTTCCACTTCGACATTAACTCTGGAAGCGGCGTTTGATCGCCTGGTGAAAACACTTTTTACGTTTTTCAGTAGCCGCGCCGTCTCCGTCAATCTGGAAAGCCGTGcattcaaaattgttttagAAAACACACTCGTTTGATTGGTTGTCCTCATCCTTATTAGttcatattcgatattttttttttttttttttttctctttctcaatAACATTCGATGAACCGTATATTTCGCGTGTAACCTTCTCTTCTCATTGGCTATCTAATGGTTATTTACCTCTAAAATGATTCATGCGgtgctattatataatatattatatatatatatataatattaacaaatatcggTGCGACTCTTTTGATTCGCGATGCTTTTGGTTGTTCTAATATCTATCTAATCTATTAAAATGTCTAAGCTTGTCATCAAAATTTGGATACAAATCGCGTCCctcgaaaaattctataaaaaaaaaaaaaaatttaataccgagataaatacaataaagatgatatttaaaaatattaaaatgttaataaaatatcttctatgAGGTCACAGCTTATTTCCATCCAACTTTCGatacaaaaagaatattaaagttGCATTAAAAGATTCGTGATACATAATATTCGTACTTGGTGCCATCGCAAGCGAAACGTCGAAACAATCAtgcaatttgatttaattagcagtgcttttgtttaaatatagaaaattacaaaagcACTACGAGTTATATACTACATGGGGTACTTACACCTCGCGAGCTCGGCGATGGCATGCACAGGCCTTCACGGGATACCGCGAATAAAACATACCAGAAAACCGCATTAACGAAAAGAGTTTTTACTTCATCGTgacgtgattttttttttttgtgatctGACaactagaaaattaatttattctcgaaatatttatctattcgtattattatttatcactttacgattatattttatttcaatgtaaaTCTAATCGTAAACCAAATTACATAATCAAAAtacgaaatgattaaaattagaacaaagaaaaaaaaaaaatcaaagttcCTCTACGTTCATACGCGcggtatttttaaagataaattgtgctttttttaatactgCTACTTATGCATATAAAATAGTTACCAGcccatatcatttaataaattagaaagaaaatctcacttaacattaatatagaataagatgtgaaattaaatagtaatgaattgaatgttaataaaaatgaaagttaATGTCAATGATACAAAAAATGTATGGTTAAATAGAAAcacatttaatgaatatttttattttttttttgttaatatatgatgtttaaatttatgaaataattatttaattttaatttctaagaaaacaaagaatatatcttatttgtatagatataaatgtatatgttatatataataaattttatactacatatatattacatataaaagaaCAGCACATTCACAATaatctgtaaatataatactcaataaaaataaaagattaaagacAAGAATGGAAATAGGATAACAGGAAAACTAGGAAAACaggtaagaaataaaaacatcgAAATGCTTACGGATTTCAAAATGGACAGGAATTTGTAGAAACGTGAATTCGTTAAGGTCATGGAATACGAAATGGTGCAGTTGAGACATGCTCTGCATGGTTAGTGAACCATAAATCCCGTGCCACGAGCGCAATCGGGAAGATTCTGATTTTATTTCGCCTTCGTGGCGACCAGATTGAGGTCCAACACCGAATTAACCATCGCCTCTTCGAATACTTcctgttataatttttcttttcaattaagatgatttaaagttttaattataattattgtacgatatctattataataattcatcattcgatttttgagagaaaaaaaaaaaaaaatagatgctactaaagcaaattaaattaatatcttttttaagaaattgtatACTGCATGCATCTAAGTGAtagttatttttgaaaattttgtgagAATTGTTATTCAatgttatgtattataataatgaatgtttttaaaatttattaatattattttattgtgaagtgattttattaatatgttacaTTCAACAAGCCATGCATAttgaacattatttaataattttgtttttaataatctaatttttcatgcatataaatcttatatgtttgattatatatgaatttataatttcttgcaaaaatattaatattttaaaaatattttatcgatatgaattattaaaagcgTTGCTTCAtcatgaaattttgatttttaactaataaatttttataaaatacaatataaaaaatatatatatatataaaaacttacgAGCTTCTATAGTCGTGACTATTAAATACATCTCCGGGATCAGATTTCCGAATCTCATTTTCTCTAGCTGCCGCAGTTACAGATTTCCAAACTGTATTCTTGACTCTAAAAAAACATGTTTcgaaatctattaatatatctagatattatatgttaaaatatttaatgcatgTATACTCACGCCTTAACTGTAATATCCATAAGTAGTACTGCTGATGGTATAAGTACCAAACCTAGCCAGAATACAGGTGAAGAAAATAACATTCTATCGTTGCCTAACATTACCGCACCCACATTTAGAATAGGCCAAAAATTActgaaattacattaataaatattataatttaatattttttcacgaggataaaataaatatatattgagaaaattacctatatattaaaataaataagaaccAAAGCATAATAGATCCCCACATTGCACAATGAGTGACCCATGtccaagaattaattattaatcctgCTTTTCCACATACCGTTACTACAACAtactattaacaataaataaataacaatgtaattatttgataatagatttcattaacaattaatacatACTGTGTATACAAAATTTCCTAAGACAATATAACCACCATCTCGGCCATTTGCCCATACTATTCCTTCTTTTAGAGCCAATAGTGATAACCAATAAAGAAGAGATGAATGTATTAAAGCATTTGCAATCCATATCCAAAATACCTGTGCAAATAATATCAAGATTGtagtataaagatataatatcaaataaaactaatgacatgaaaaaatataatactttaatattaaatgatgatTCTCCAGTATTTTTTGTGGCATATAATGCTGGATGACTTAAATGAGTTTCCGCAGAACATACTTTATCAAAAAGTCCCATAGCTAATGGAGGTGCTGCTGTAAATAcctaatgtaaataatatacatacagtATGTGAAatggtttatattttaatgtcaaaatataaatctatatcttACAACATTGTAAAGACCAATCGACCACCGCTCAAAAAGAATTTGACCACTCCAGCCAGAATAAATAGCAAACCATAATTCAATGACATaaagacaaatatttttgtaaaatgagTAAAGTATAAGTTTACACATTCTACTATAATTCCATGATCCATGAACAAATAATAAGCgttttaaaaaacgaaattgTGCAATAGAATAATCCGAAGCACAAGCTGCCTGAAGACCTTCAACACCAGAAATAcctagaaatgataaaaattgataatatatctcTTTTGTTTGTTAGAaacttaatgaataataataatcttaccAACACCAATATGGGCTTTCTGGATCATTGCTACATCATTTGCACCATCTCCAATCGCAAGTGTTACAGCTTTTTTATTACTTGTAATCAAATCAACtacctaaaaatttctattagattattatttttgttaaaaaataataaaaaaaattatataaaaaacttaaatatatttgaaataaaaatcaccTCAGCTTTCTGCATTGGTGAAACTCTACAACAAATAACAACTTTGCAAGATGAACATAAATCTAGAAAATCCATTCTAATATCACAGGATAATGCATATTCTAATGTATTTCCATCTATGATAAGAGCTACATCATTTTGACACTTTAAATCAATTCCAAAATCAAGACAACgctgtattataatttctcttgttttctgcaaaaaatattgaatttgaaaaattttcttaaaaatttttttaaaaaaatataaaaataataaagaatagtattcttaattttctcttaCATCTAAAGATGATTCATTAATTATGTACAATGGCATTCCAtgtgtaattaatttacaagaaTAGCCAATATTTATAGCAGTTTCTTGTTTATCACCAGTCAACACCCATACATTAATATCAGCCTGTAAAAGAGCCTGTATTGTTTCTGGTACCTACAACATTATAAATTCTCTTCTAATCATTCactttcaaaaatgaatacagaaaaataaatatcatacatACCTGATCTTGTAATTGATCTTCAATAGCAGTTGCGcctaataatcttaattttgtttcaataagATTTGCGGCATTTTCTACCATAGTTTCACGATTTCCTATACTAATTATTGCATTATGATAAGTTTCACGCCACcactattcaaaaaaaaatattgcatcaattttattataaataaatataatatatttaagaaaataataaaaaatatgtacctGATAAAAATTGTCAGGTATATCTGCAACAGCAAAACAAAGTGTTCTTAAACCTTCAGATGCAAATGCTTCCAAATGTTCTAAAGTTACATCTCGGAAATCATCCAAACTATTTTGTTCAGGATCACTATTTTCTAAAGAAACTGGGGACAATCTTTCATAAATAACAGAATCAGCTCCTTTACAAAAAAGTTTGATTTTTCCTTCTGGTGTTTTCACAATTACTGACATTCTTTTTCTAGCTGAGGTAAAttctattacatttaatatttcataacgaAATCTTTCACCCAAAGCTACTATTTCCACATAAGCAGGTGTTCGAGTATcaaatatatagttaaatttaCGTGCTCCATCTACCAGCGCTCTTtcatctatttaaataaataaatataaaattaaattataaataataatatcaaagattaaattaaaaataatattaaagaaatattgatataataatatatacctgGAGATGCAGcatgataaataatagtttcgtCAATTTTCTCGGGAATAACAGTATGACACACAGAAAGCATAATCATAAATTCATGTACTACTTTTGCATGATTTGCAGCCTTTTTATCAACAGGACGAGAAAGATCTTGTATTGATCTTCCttcaataatatctttaattaattcggtATTGATGCTAATACCATCTTCGTCACCGTTCAAATTTGGATTTGGTAaactataaaacattttttaaaaatcatgagTTGATACATAGTAAATGATTATTGCTTAAAATACTTACTCATATATTTTGCCACCAATTGAACATCGTTTAAACTCCATTACATTTTTTGTAAGAGTTCCAGTTTTATCagtaaaaacataattaaccATACCAAGTTCTTCATTAAGATTACTCGTACGTGCCATTGCTGGTGTATCTGTATCTGCATGATACATTTCTATAtccatattaataaatgtagcTTGAATATATCTCACTACTTCCAATGTAACTTGTAATGAAATaggtattaaattattaaataaaataataaatgttaaaagattaaaagcaaaatttttagTCATTTCCTctgaaacatataaataattattgtataattttgaaataatttataataaaattaaaaaataagttagtTTACCATTTAAACCTAAATACCATAATCCATCACTATTAGCTTTAGtccaaagaatattaaatattgaggaTAGAAGGCACAGCAAAAGAAGTATAAAGAATAACATGAGTATTTGTGTATTGGTCAGTCGATCTAAAGTAGATCTTTTTAAAGGTGCAGTTGTAGTATTATTTTGCATTAGTTTTGTATCATGCCCCGTGTAAATTACTACACCAAATACCCAACGTGTATTTCTTAGCATTGCACCACGAAGCAATACTTGATCAGGTCCCAAAGGTACAGatctaaaaattgatttacatatttcttacatttttttgcatttataaactttttcaaatttttacaacaaataTTCATACTGTTTATTAGATTCTCGCAATACTCCATTAAACTCATACAAATGCCTGTTTGGTGGTTCACATTGAATATTTGcacgaaaattcattaattcagCAGTATCTAAGAGACTGGCAGTGTCAGGATGGGCTTGTCGTATTTTCAAATTGGTCTCTCCATCCAAATTGGCAGTCTCTATGAAAGACATACTCTGTGGCTCcgatgatgataataagatCAAGTCAGCAGGAAAGAAATTGTTGTTGCGGACCTATGCATATTAAAGAAAGCGATTCTAGCAGGAATACTAATAATTACCACATCCATGATCTTGGAGAAAATAGGTGCAACCTTAACCACATCACCAACAGCAATTTTCCTCCATTGTATCCATTGCCAATGACCATCTCTTAAAACTTCTACTTCACgcatattaatttcatcatcTGCCCTATgccttttctaaaatattatagtattttgtattataaaatgtattatagtattataaaaaataatatgtaattagatACTTACAATATCTTCGACTATTTCCTTTAACGCAGATACactaagaataaaaattaatggaacCAAAGTTGTATATCGACCGGTAGGTGATACATCCGGTATttgctaaaattaaaaacaaaatattatttacttaaaaaaaataaaaaataaaaaaaagatatacatatttaaaaaaaaagatgaaatttagtACCTGCATGAGAGCGATgaataagaagaaacaatTACTATATCGACGAAATTGTTCAAAAAGAAACATAGGTATAAACGAAAGACATGAATACTTCGCAGTAGTAATGTGATTGTTTCTATATTTCGCTGGTTGATGAGGAGCATTTATAAAAACTACTCTCTCTTCACTGCTATCATGTTGATGTGAAGACCGTTGATCGTCACCTTGGGACCCACCATTTTCCG is from Apis mellifera strain DH4 linkage group LG2, Amel_HAv3.1, whole genome shotgun sequence and encodes:
- the LOC100577719 gene encoding uncharacterized protein LOC100577719, whose protein sequence is MNGSSLSETTAASSSSSTTLYILSSEIEIRKNSKKNGKRAVCRIWTHYGGAGDYAPPTWCQKDLYLGPSYDELMNGKYAPIPIRFAGASLEDIKTELEDFSPIKIEKVTRSWPTCRCFKEKHKNDVLCDVLFIRDHNRKYYNTSKFYTTCQGCPRNHLQAKILEDRAIEKRSVWYRQETLDEVLAKEEREEARSPKKGLTRRISRFGFGVPEKCHSGLVLGPINAEREFTREMSVKQAHNFYALMESGVKVWEGKKKGRCKSLYCKHFRRYGICTAPHFHYALGPWSVQPGERCTLQGRRSFSLVTIRRQPIDSELKLPVSRRQLAASISYTALQSGRFGSIGATTKGRIVLFWTPEYWYRPKPASAAYRELRQHLTHLRNFRQEKERPSKRKLFGRRKKYQYEDSIIVPEEKYSFLERIFSGNGSCKKKKKLENQESGTNDQLRRLLRMDFRITIWDINSDILAMQLTLIDRDLFVRIPTEEIEILVFQRSSRNAPNLAAWIAFSHRISCLMASEILAVKKLPMRSRIVARLVNAAKKCYAMGNFHSCRSILAGLQAPPIFRLRKTWNYLRTHHANRYETMERLCKVYKHPCTQMYRQEWAKVETCSSSFMPYVGHLLLRLLDLSSSNNCHDTVVHVHDGVKNDICKRMSIGIINNNTTLKSDQSCNLEQKQESRKNIFASILTRMKNKKDEKIIYEEKSDGTWTIKEQDLAWKYFFRWYNAVLKRKFRHKEEERLRDMDPRMKRVLDVVTWMVDCQRRAQGYNFPGHSFTKEFLLKTRYREDRENFFISLKLEPSMIT
- the LOC552074 gene encoding probable phospholipid-transporting ATPase IA isoform X1 — protein: MEIAGTKVIQWFNELRSRFHLYLYAQNLGPVRAENGGSQGDDQRSSHQHDSSEERVVFINAPHQPAKYRNNHITTAKYSCLSFIPMFLFEQFRRYSNCFFLFIALMQQIPDVSPTGRYTTLVPLIFILSVSALKEIVEDIKRHRADDEINMREVEVLRDGHWQWIQWRKIAVGDVVKVRNNNFFPADLILLSSSEPQSMSFIETANLDGETNLKIRQAHPDTASLLDTAELMNFRANIQCEPPNRHLYEFNGVLRESNKQSVPLGPDQVLLRGAMLRNTRWVFGVVIYTGHDTKLMQNNTTTAPLKRSTLDRLTNTQILMLFFILLLLCLLSSIFNILWTKANSDGLWYLGLNEEMTKNFAFNLLTFIILFNNLIPISLQVTLEVVRYIQATFINMDIEMYHADTDTPAMARTSNLNEELGMVNYVFTDKTGTLTKNVMEFKRCSIGGKIYDLPNPNLNGDEDGISINTELIKDIIEGRSIQDLSRPVDKKAANHAKVVHEFMIMLSVCHTVIPEKIDETIIYHAASPDERALVDGARKFNYIFDTRTPAYVEIVALGERFRYEILNVIEFTSARKRMSVIVKTPEGKIKLFCKGADSVIYERLSPVSLENSDPEQNSLDDFRDVTLEHLEAFASEGLRTLCFAVADIPDNFYQWWRETYHNAIISIGNRETMVENAANLIETKLRLLGATAIEDQLQDQVPETIQALLQADINVWVLTGDKQETAINIGYSCKLITHGMPLYIINESSLDKTREIIIQRCLDFGIDLKCQNDVALIIDGNTLEYALSCDIRMDFLDLCSSCKVVICCRVSPMQKAEVVDLITSNKKAVTLAIGDGANDVAMIQKAHIGVGISGVEGLQAACASDYSIAQFRFLKRLLFVHGSWNYSRMCKLILYSFYKNICLYVIELWFAIYSGWSGQILFERWSIGLYNVVFTAAPPLAMGLFDKVCSAETHLSHPALYATKNTGESSFNIKVFWIWIANALIHSSLLYWLSLLALKEGIVWANGRDGGYIVLGNFVYTYVVVTVCGKAGLIINSWTWVTHCAMWGSIMLWFLFILIYSNFWPILNVGAVMLGNDRMLFSSPVFWLGLVLIPSAVLLMDITVKAVKNTVWKSVTAAARENEIRKSDPGDVFNSHDYRSSLTETARLLKNVKSVFTRRSNAASRVNVEVELSQINRLQSLLLHMLRDADGFAFSQEEGGTVTQTDVIRAYDTNLPKPGGM
- the LOC552074 gene encoding probable phospholipid-transporting ATPase IA isoform X2 → MEIAGTKVIQWFNELRSRFHLYLYAQNLGPVRAENGGSQGDDQRSSHQHDSSEERVVFINAPHQPAKYRNNHITTAKYSCLSFIPMFLFEQFRRYSNCFFLFIALMQQIPDVSPTGRYTTLVPLIFILSVSALKEIVEDIKRHRADDEINMREVEVLRDGHWQWIQWRKIAVGDVVKVRNNNFFPADLILLSSSEPQSMSFIETANLDGETNLKIRQAHPDTASLLDTAELMNFRANIQCEPPNRHLYEFNGVLRESNKQSVPLGPDQVLLRGAMLRNTRWVFGVVIYTGHDTKLMQNNTTTAPLKRSTLDRLTNTQILMLFFILLLLCLLSSIFNILWTKANSDGLWYLGLNEEMTKNFAFNLLTFIILFNNLIPISLQVTLEVVRYIQATFINMDIEMYHADTDTPAMARTSNLNEELGMVNYVFTDKTGTLTKNVMEFKRCSIGGKIYDLPNPNLNGDEDGISINTELIKDIIEGRSIQDLSRPVDKKAANHAKVVHEFMIMLSVCHTVIPEKIDETIIYHAASPDERALVDGARKFNYIFDTRTPAYVEIVALGERFRYEILNVIEFTSARKRMSVIVKTPEGKIKLFCKGADSVIYERLSPVSLENSDPEQNSLDDFRDVTLEHLEAFASEGLRTLCFAVADIPDNFYQWWRETYHNAIISIGNRETMVENAANLIETKLRLLGATAIEDQLQDQVPETIQALLQADINVWVLTGDKQETAINIGYSCKLITHGMPLYIINESSLDKTREIIIQRCLDFGIDLKCQNDVALIIDGNTLEYALSCDIRMDFLDLCSSCKVVICCRVSPMQKAEVVDLITSNKKAVTLAIGDGANDVAMIQKAHIGVGISGVEGLQAACASDYSIAQFRFLKRLLFVHGSWNYSRMCKLILYSFYKNICLYVIELWFAIYSGWSGQILFERWSIGLYNVVFTAAPPLAMGLFDKVCSAETHLSHPALYATKNTGESSFNIKVFWIWIANALIHSSLLYWLSLLALKEGIVWANGRDGGYIVLGNFVYTYVVVTVCGKAGLIINSWTWVTHCAMWGSIMLWFLFILIYSNFWPILNVGAVMLGNDRMLFSSPVFWLGLVLIPSAVLLMDITVKAVKNTVWKSVTAAARENEIRKSDPGDVFNSHDYRSSLTETARLLKNVKSVFTRRSNAASRVNVEVELSHGFAFSQEEGGTVTQTDVIRAYDTNLPKPGGM